The Cydia splendana chromosome 8, ilCydSple1.2, whole genome shotgun sequence genome contains a region encoding:
- the LOC134793097 gene encoding uncharacterized protein LOC134793097: protein MDWNHPPEEQAGTSTPQSSAPKIAQMAERGNQSKLEEMYRKQQSNFKAFQRAINNTRLELLTERWEFEDALKTVQARWTAIDTLHWEIDSEQINEKPEYEETYNQCEQKYNDIKKRINIKMWDSSHREKSTPKIEIPIFNGNYHQWTSFKDLFTETIHKNNSISNAQKMQFLKSKVKGEAEKLIQHLKISTDNYQVCWEILNHRYNNTKLIFSSHVNILLGLPTMQQQTAVAIKRLHDNTKECLHAIQNLGVDSVDTSTWDPLIVHLLAQKLDADSHHDYVEHVADPRELPTLAEFLSFLEAKFTALESSRRKQEQTKPVQHTNYEKRFGGKPSSYQNPRSEGVIKENRNYHYSPNKNYQGNQAKNHQSFSSNNFKCPCCTYNHDLFRCSKFLGMTPETKLATITTKEICPNCLYKHYGNPCLSEKRCKQCNGEHNTILHEAFVSKKKGATNEQSTSKNVVHVFQDEDLDTLLSTAQIKVQTKDGSYIKFRALIDPGSQLNLISENAAQLLGLPRQNYSGTVFGIGKKESSCKGFTIIKAESMHTDYTFTTKVYIMNRLTIDLPNESFIKPLWPHLEGLQLADPEFNVSNPIDILLGAGVYARIILGSVLRVDDVTPIALDSHLGWLLCGDMKSYHCNMVLNNIEDISRFWAIEDIAENSDNLSTEDQYCINQYKSETTRRGDGRYVVRLPLKPDIEEKLGESRNKVVAQFYQLERKLMKNEKLSEGYKSFINEYYELGHMRECERDTQPSNYLPHHCVQRAESSTTALRVVYNASAPTSSGYSLNDEMYSGPNLQSDLFKLILRWRQYKIVFLADIEKMFRQILCHEKDQLYQKIIWRDHPKQTLREYALTTVTYGTKAAPFLAMMTLKQLALDEGHQYPEAAKILDQDFYMDDLLSGTHDIISAKKLQTDLINLLRAGGFNLRKWSSNNPRLLEGVDTTKQQSFDFKHQESQKTLGLRWNPQDDEFTFQLKIQPSPTGDHETLTIIRHFEDLRPSRVVVPYNNKTEAIISIGLERRRFEMGRSSIRNN from the coding sequence ATGGACTGGAATCACCCACCGGAAGAACAAGCCGGTACCTCAACCCCGCAATCTTCGGCACCCAAAATTGCTCAAATGGCTGAACGCGGTAATCAAAGTAAGTTGGAAGAGATGTACCGTAAGCAACAAAGTAACTTCAAGGCTTTCCAACGCGCTATCAACAACACTAGATTAGAATTACTCACCGAACGGTGGGAATTCGAAGATGCTTTAAAAACCGTGCAGGCTCGGTGGACCGCCATCGACACCTTACATTGGGAAATCGACAGTGAACAAATCAACGAAAAGCCGGAATACGAAGAAACCTACAACCAGTGCGAACAAAAATACAACGATATCAAAAAACGTATCAATATCAAGATGTGGGACTCTTCGCACCGAGAAAAATCAACTCCAAAAATAGAAATACCCATCTTCAATGGAAATTATCATCAATGGACATCTTTTAAGGATTTGTTCACAGAAACCATACACAAGAACAACTCTATATCAAACGCGCAAAAAATGCAGTTCTTAAAAAGTAAGGTCAAGGGCGAGGCAGAGAAGCTTATCCAGCATTTAAAAATCAGTACCGACAATTATCAAGTTTGCTGGGAAATTTTAAATCATCGCTACAACAACACCAAATTAATATTCAGTTCCCATGTCAACATCCTTCTTGGACTACCCACTATGCAACAGCAGACTGCCGTAGCAATAAAAAGGTTACACGACAACACTAAAGAATGCCTTCACGCCATACAAAATTTGGGCGTTGACAGTGTTGACACATCTACGTGGGACCCGTTAATTGTACATCTACTAGCACAAAAATTAGATGCTGACTCTCATCACGACTACGTCGAGCATGTAGCGGACCCGAGGGAGCTACCTACACTGGCTGAATTTTTGTCATTCTTAGAAGCAAAATTTACTGCGCTAGAATCATCTCGGCGAAAACAAGAGCAAACGAAACCTGTTCAACATACCAACTACGAAAAAAGGTTTGGCGGCAAGCCTTCGTCATATCAAAACCCCCGCTCCGAAGGTGTTAtcaaagaaaaccgaaattatCATTATTCGCCAAACAAGAATTATCAAGGAAATCAAGCAAAAAATCATCAATCATTTTCAAGCAACAATTTCAAGTGTCCTTGTTGCACTTATAATCATGATCTATTTCGATGCTCGAAGTTTCTAGGCATGACACCCGAGACGAAACTtgcaacaataacaacaaaggAAATATGTCCGAACTGCTTATACAAACATTACGGCAATCCATGTTTGTCGGAAAAACGTTGCAAGCAATGCAACGGCGAACATAATACGATACTCCACGAGGCCTTTGTCAGCAAGAAAAAGGGGGCCACAAATGAACAAAGTACATCAAAAAACGTGGTACACGTGTTTCAAGATGAAGATTTGGACACTCTATTATCGACTGCCCAAATTAAGGTGCAGACAAAGGATGGATCTTATATCAAGTTTAGAGCCTTAATCGACCCAGGAAGCCAGCTAAACCTCATATCAGAAAACGCTGCCCAACTACTAGGCCTACCACGTCAAAATTACAGTGGTACGGTCTTTGGAATCGGAAAAAAGGAGAGTAGCTGCAAAGGATTTACTATTATCAAGGCCGAATCTATGCATACGGATTACACATTTACCACAAAAGTTTACATAATGAACCGTCTTACCATAGACTTACCAAATGAATCATTTATCAAGCCTTTATGGCCGCATCTTGAAGGCTTACAGCTGGCAGACCCCGAGTTCAATGTCAGCAACCCCATTGACATTTTATTGGGCGCAGGTGTTTACGCAAGAATCATTTTGGGCTCTGTCCTCAGGGTAGATGACGTAACCCCCATAGCCCTGGACTCTCATCTTGGGTGGCTTCTCTGCGGTGACATGAAGTCTTATCATTGCAATATGGTTTTAAACAACATTGAAGATATCAGCAGATTTTGGGCAATAGAAGACATCGCCGAAAATTCGGACAACTTATCAACAGAAGATCAATATTGTATCAATCAATACAAATCAGAAACCACGCGCCGAGGCGACGGACGCTATGTGGTACGATTACCCCTGAAACCGGACATTGAAGAAAAATTGGGGGAGTCAAGAAACAAGGTAGTGGCACAATTTTATCAACTTGAGAGAAAActtatgaaaaatgaaaaattatcgGAAGGTTACAAATCATTTATCAACGAATACTACGAACTGGGACATATGCGCGAGTGCGAAAGAGACACACAACCTAGCAACTACTTACCACATCACTGTGTGCAACGCGCTGAATCATCAACTACAGCTCTTCGTGTTGTTTATAACGCGTCAGCACCCACATCGTCGGGTTACAGCTTGAATGATGAAATGTACAGTGGGCCCAATTTACAATcagatttatttaaattgatttTAAGATGGAGGCAATATAAAATTGTCTTTCTCGCGGACATAGAAAAAATGTTTCGCCAGATATTGTGTCACGAAAAAGATCAactttatcagaaaattatttgGAGAGATCATCCAAAACAAACACTACGAGAATATGCATTAACGACGGTGACTTATGGCACAAAGGCAGCACCGTTTTTAGCAATGATGACTTTGAAACAGCTGGCCCTTGACGAAGGTCATCAATATCCTGAAGCAGCAAAAATATTGGATCAAGATTTCTACATGGACGACCTTCTAAGTGGCACGCACGATATCATATCAGCAAAGAAATTGCAAACGGATCTTATCAACCTCCTTAGAGCGGGGGGTTTCAACTTACGGAAATGGTCATCGAATAACCCCAGATTGCTAGAAGGTGTGGACACCACAAAACAACAATCATTCGATTTCAAACATCAAGAGTCGCAAAAAACCTTGGGGCTGCGATGGAACCCTCAAGACGACGAATTTACATTCCAACTTAAAATACAACCGTCGCCGACTGGTGACCACGAAACGCTCACTATTATCAGACATTTCGAAGATCTTCGACCCTCTAGGGTGGTTGTGCCCTACAACAACAAAACTGAAGCTATTATTTCAATCGGTCTGGAAAGAAGAAGATTTGAAATGGGACGATCAAGTAtcagaaacaattga